From the genome of Gracilinanus agilis isolate LMUSP501 chromosome 2, AgileGrace, whole genome shotgun sequence, one region includes:
- the POU4F3 gene encoding POU domain, class 4, transcription factor 3 → MMTMNAKQPFTMHPVLQEPKFSSLHSSSEAMRRVCLPAPQLQGNIFGSFDESLLARAEALAAVDIVSHGKNHPFKPDATYHTMSSVPCTSTSSTVPISHPAALTSHPHHSVHQGLDGDLLEHISPTLTVSGIGAPEHTVMPTQIHPHHLGAMGHLHQAMGMGHPHAVSTHNGMPCLSDVESDPRELEAFAERFKQRRIKLGVTQADVGAALANLKIPGVGSLSQSTICRFESLTLSHNNMIALKPVLQAWLEEAEAAYREKNTKPELFNGSERKRKRTSIAAPEKRSLEAYFAIQPRPSSEKIAAIAEKLDLKKNVVRVWFCNQRQKQKRMKYSAVH, encoded by the exons ATGATGACCATGAACGCCAAGCAGCCTTTCACCATGCACCCTGTCCTCCAGGAGCCTAAATTCTCCAGCCTACATTCCAGTTCAGAGGCTATGCGCCGAGTTTGCCTTCCCGCCCCGCAG CTGCAGGGCAATATATTTGGAAGCTTTGATGAGAGTCTACTGGCCCGCGCTGAAGCTCTGGCGGCTGTCGATATTGTCTCCCACGGCAAGAACCATCCTTTCAAGCCCGACGCGACCTACCATACCATGAGCAGTGTGCCCTGCACTTCTACCTCGTCCACAGTGCCCATCTCCCACCCGGCGGCCCTAACCTCGCACCCACACCATTCAGTGCACCAAGGGCTGGATGGAGACCTCTTGGAGCACATCTCGCCCACGCTGACAGTGAGTGGCATAGGGGCCCCGGAGCACACCGTGATGCCGACGCAGATCCACCCCCATCACCTGGGGGCTATGGGCCACCTGCATCAGGCCATGGGCATGGGCCATCCCCACGCCGTCTCCACCCACAACGGGATGCCCTGCCTGAGCGACGTGGAGTCGGATCCCCGTGAGCTGGAAGCTTTTGCCGAGCGCTTCAAGCAGCGTCGCATCAAACTGGGGGTGACCCAGGCGGACGTCGGCGCAGCGCTGGCCAATCTCAAGATCCCTGGTGTTGGCTCTCTCAGCCAGAGCACCATATGCAGGTTCGAGTCCCTTACCCTGTCCCACAACAACATGATAGCCCTCAAGCCTGTATTGCAGGCCTGGCTGGAAGAAGCAGAGGCTGCCTACCGGGAGAAGAACACCAAACCCGAGCTCTTCAATGGCAGCGAGAGGAAGCGCAAACGCACCTCCATCGCAGCGCCAGAGAAGCGCTCTTTAGAAGCTTATTTCGCCATCCAGCCTCGACCCTCCTCGGAGAAGATCGCAGCCATAGCGGAGAAATTGGACCTCAAAAAGAACGTGGTGCGGGTCTGGTTCTGCAaccagagacagaaacagaaacgaATGAAATATTCGGCTGTCCACTGA